CGGAGAACGCCTTGCGCACCGAGCCGAGCAAATCGCCCACACCTGTGCCGTGCAGGGCAGAGATGAGGTGGCGTGGTGCGAAATCGAGAAACGGCAGCTTCACGTCGATCTGCCGTCGCACGTCGTCTCGCTTATCCGGTGAAAGACCGTCCCACTTGTTGATTGCCACTATCGTGGCTCGGCCGCGCTCGAGGGCCAAACCCAAAAGGTTCGCATCGAGGTCCGTGACCCCTACCCGTGCATCGACCATAGCGATCACGACGTTCGCGTTCTCCACGGCTTGCAGCGTCTTCACCACGCTGAACTTCTCGATAGTCTCGTTTACCTTCGAGCGGCGACGGACGCCGGCCGTATCCACCAACTCGAAGCGTTGGCCGTGGCGCTCGAAGGGAATGCATACGGCGTCGCGCGTGGTGCCCGGCGTGTCACTAGCGAGCACACGTTCATCGCCGAGCAACCGGTTCACGAGGGTCGATTTGCCTGCGTTCGGGCGCCCGAGCAAGGCGATACGAATCGCCTCAGGATCGCGACGGGAGAGCAGACCCTGCTCGCTGTTGGCATCGCCTGTCTGCGGCGCAGCACCTTCCTCGGGGAGCTCGCTGATCACTGCCTCCATCAGCGCACGCAAGCCCTGATGGTGAGCCGCAGAAATGGAGGCCGCGTCCGCGATGCCGAACCGCTGGAAGTCCGCTGCGGCCATCTCGTGCGCCAGACCCTCCGCCTTATTCACGACTAACCATAAGCACTGCGCGCGGCGGCGCAGAAGCGCGGCGGCTTGCTCATCAGCTGCGGTGCAGCCTTCGCGGGCATCGGTGACGAAGAGCACCGCGTCCGCTTCATCCAGGGCACGTAGGGTCTGTTCGGCCATCAAGCCATCTAGGCCATCTTGCTCCCCCGACAGGCCACCCGTATCGATCACTATGTAGGGTCGCGGGCCGATACGTCCGTAGCCATACTGGCGGTCGCGCGTAAGGCCAGGGTAGTCCGCCACCAGAGCATCTCGCGTGCGGGTCAGGGCATTGAAGAGAGTCGACTTGCCCACGTTTGGCCGGCCGACTAAGGCGATAACGGGCAGCATCAGCCTGCCGCTCGATGGCGCCGGTGCGGCATGACGTGCGCCAACGGCGCGTTGCATGGGTCGAGCTGCCGACAACCTACAACCAGCGATGCAAGTCGCGCGGCTTCGCTAGCCCTGCCTACGGACAGATGTGCGCCACGCGCTGAGCGCGTTGCCGGTACGCAGCAATGGTGGGCGGATTTGCGCAGAGGTTTCCTAGCTCTCGTCGCGCAGGGCCAGCGCGTGCAGGCTGCCACTGTCGGTTTGCACGAATACCAACTCATCGAGCACCGTCGGCGATGCGCTGATGGGGGTGTCGCCAAGACGCTCACGCGCCACGATTAGCCCCGTCTCGTAATCGATCCAGTGCAGGTAGCCTTCGAAATCACCCACCACGACGTAGCGCCCGGAGGTGACCGGACCGGTGGTCTTGCGCCGACGCAGGTCTTGGTTGACCCACCGGTTGGCGCCGTTAGAGCGATCGACGGACCGCACGTTACCTTCATCGTCGGTGATGTAAATGCGACTCCAGTCCAGGCCGGGCCGCTGATGACCGGAGATTTCCAGGGTCCAGGCGATCTGCCCGGTAGGCACCGAGAGAAGCGCCAACTGAGACTGATAGCCGAGGACGTAGGCGTCATCGCCCACCACGCGAATGTCCGCATCGATATCGGCCAAACGGTCGATCACCGTGCGCCCCCCCTCGGGCAGGAAGGAGACGTCCCAGATGATCTCGCCCGTGCGCAGCTCCGTGGCCAGCACGGAACCGTCATCGAAGCCGGCGACCACGCGCGTGCCGCTGGCAGCGGGCGCTGCGTTGCCGCGTAGGCTCAACGCCGGCACCTCGCGCTTGACGACCCAGCGCTCGATGCTGTCCTCCACATCGAGCGCCAATAGGCGACCGTCCACCGTGCGCACGACCACCAGCCCACCGACGATCAACGGCGTGGCCAGCACCTCTGCGCCGATGTTCCGCTGCCACAGGACGGTGCCGTCAGTGGCGTTGAGCACGGCGAGATCGCCGTCGTTGGAACCGACGGCGAGGCGCTCATCGCCGTATCCGGGTCCGGCGGCGAGGGGCAGCTTGGTCTGGGACGACCAACGACGCTCACCATTGCGAGCATCGAAGGCGTGCACTTCGCCGTTGTGGCCGGCGGCGTACACGAGCGTGCCGTCAGAGACGGGGCGCAGCTGGAGATTGAGGCTCTCACCGCTTCCACCGACCTTCGCTGACCACAAGCGCTTCACGCGTAAGGGGTCTTTCAGATCGACCAGCGCAGTGGGCAGCAGGTCCTCGTTGATCTTGTTACCACCGCAACCGGCCAGGCCCATCGCCAGCACCAGCGCGCTGGCGGCGATGGCGAGCCAGCGGGTCGCGAACTCAGGACTCCGCATCGTCAGCAGCAGACTCGGTGACGTCCGTATCGACCTCGGGTGCAGGTCCCAGGGCCGCCAGCTTCAGCTCCAGGGCGCCGCTGCTGCTCGCGCCGCTGCTTGCTAACACTGCTAGGGCGTCCGTGTAGGCCGTGCGCGCCGCCTCCGTGCGACCGAGCTGAGATAGGGCATCGCCGCGCAGCTCCAAATGCCGGGGCTTGAAGGTCTCGCTAGGCGCGTTGGCATCGAGGAGCGCGAGCGCCTCCCGCGCGCGCTCATCACTCAGCAGCACGCGCACCAGGCGGCTACGGCCCACCTCCACGATCGAGCCGTCACTCTCCTCAGCAATCGCTCGCTCGAGCGTGCCCGCCGCACCTGCCAAGTCACCGGCATCCACCTGCAGGCGGGCGGCAGCGAACAGGGCCTGGGTCTCGTAGGGGCTGGAGGCGAATTGCTCTCCCAGCTGGGCGGCCAAGCTTTGCACTTGGTCCAGGTCTTCACGCTCGAGAGCGTCGAGCACGTCCTGGTACACGATAGAGGCGGCCTCCAAATTGCTCTCGCGGCTGTCCTTGTACCACTGGAAGCCGAACAGGCCACCGAGGCCGACCACCACACCCATGACGAGGACCGCTCCATTCTCCTGGAACCATCGCTTGAGCGCTTCTGCGCGCTCCTCGTCAGTCATCATCTCATCGACCACGCCTAATACTCCTGCTAGTGCCGCGAGCCCGCCAGGGGGCCGCGTGCGCTGTTCTCTATTCGATCGTCTCGCGCAAGGCGTCGACCAAAGCGGCCGTTGCCACGCTGCGCTGCTCGCCGCCACCTTCGCGCAGCGGCTTCAACGCCACCTCATCGCGCTCGAGCTCCTGCTCGCCCATGATCAGTGCGTAGGCCGCACCGCTGCGGTCCGCCGCCTTCAGCTGTGCCTTAAACCCGCCCCCGCCACAGTGCTGGACGAGACGCAGCTCGGGCAGTTGATCGCGCAAGGTTTCGGCCAGACGCAGCATGGGCTGGGCCGTGCCCTCGCCCACGGCCACCGCGTATACCTGGGGCGCGAGCGCGGGTGCCTCATGCGCGCCAAGCTCGATTAGCTCCGCGACGCGCTCCAGCCCCATCGCCCAGCCAACGGCTGGCGTCGCTCGGCCGCCGATCACCTCGACCAGCCCGTCGTAGCGGCCCCCAGCGCAAACCGCCGCCTGCGCGCCGAGCTGGTCCGTCAACCACTCGAAGGCCGTGCGTGTGTAGTAATCCAACCCACGCACGAGCCGCGGGTTGACCGCGTATTCTATCCCGACCCGCTCCAGTAGGGCCTTGAGTTCGTCGAAATGATCGACCGACTCCGAGTCGAGATGTTCCGTCAGCTGCGGCGCAGCGGCCACGACTTCGGCCATCTGGGGGTTCTTGCTATCGAGTATTCGCAGCGGATTGGTGCCTAGGCGCCGCTGGCTGTCTTCATCGAGACGCTCGCGATGGGCTGAGAAATACTCCACCAGCACGTCGCGGTAGGCCGCCCGCGAAGCCACCGTGCCGAGCGAATTGATCTCCAGCCGAAGGCCTTTCAGGCCGAGGCGCTGCCAGATGCGCTGGGTGAGGATCAGCAGCTCTGCGTCGATGTCCGGACCGGGAAAGCCGAAGGTCTCCGCCCCTATCTGGTGGAACTGTCGGTAGCGACCACGCTGGGGCCGTTCGTGGCGAAACATCGGTCCGTGGTACCACAGGCGCTGGCGCTGATTGTGGAGCAACCCATTTTGGATACCCGCGCGCACGCAGCCCGCCGTGCCTTCTGGGCGCAGGCTAAGCTGGTCCCCGTCACGATCGGGAAAGGTGTACATCTCCTTCTCAACGATATCGGTGTGCTCGCCGACGGAGCGAGCGAACAACTCCGTTCGCTCTAGCAATGGCAGGCGTATCTCCTGGTAGCCGTAGGTAATCAGCGTGTCGGTGACTACCTGCTCCAGCCAGCGCCAGGTGGCCGTGTTCGGCGGCAGTAGGTCGCGGAAACCGCGCACGGACTGGATACTCTTCATGGCGCCGGGATCTCGAAGCGAGCGATCGCCCCGTCGATGCCGCTCGGGGGTACCTCGAAGGGCTGAGCGTCCACCTCGATGCGCACACCGGGGTAGCGCCCCAAGGTCACGTTGATAGGGGGCACGCCGGTGCGGTCGTTGACCGTCCCCGGTTCTCGCAGACCGAGCATCAGGGTACGCCCCGTGGCATCGCGCACGCTTACCCAGCAGGATTCGTCGAATATGAAGCGCAACGCCACCTCCTCGCCCGCGCCGACCGGTGACGGACCGGCCGCGGCGATGGCCTGGGCCACGTCGACCCCGCCACTGTCAGCAGCCGGCTGGGTCTCGGACACGACCGCGGATGCGCCCGCCGGCGCCGCCTCGGCAGGCAACGCCGGCAACGTCGCGGGTGCGCGCTCGGTCAACGCAGCGAGCTCATCTTGCGCTGCCTGCTCCGTCGGCGAATCCAGGTTCTCAACGGTCGTCTCAATGGCCGTGGCTGCGCTCTCGAGCGCCTTGTCCAGAGATTGGTTGCGTGTCGTGGCCGGAGCAGCACTCGCCGGGAACGATCGCGGCGGCGCGGCCTCCGGCAGCGACGTAGATGGCGCTGCTGCAACGGGCTCGTTGCCCGAGGGCGGCGGGTGAAGCCACCACCAGACGAACCCTGCCCCGCCGGCCAGGGCGGCCACGACCACCGCGATCAGCAGGACGGGCATGCCGCTCGAGCGTTCGGCGACCGGCGCCACCTTCGGGTCTGGCACCGTTGGCGGCGGCGCGCTCGAATTGCGCTCGTCCCAGCTGCGCAAGATCGCATCGGCGTCCATGTCGAGGGACTGGGCGTAACGACGTACGTGGCCCCGGGCAAAGACCGCTGCCCCGAACTCCTCGTAGCGATCGTCCTCGATCGCTTGCACGAGACGCAGCTCCAGGCACAAGTTGCGCGCAACATCTGCGGCGCTCTGCCCCCGAGCTTCGCGCGCGGCGCGCAGGGTGTGCCCTGGCCCCTCTTTGCCACTCGCGTCTTCTTTGTCAGCCGGGACAGCAGCGTCCTGCGGCGTCTCCGATTCGGCCATGCGTGTTCCGTACGTCTCGTCAGTGCATTGCCGGCGCCCCCTCGAGCGCAGCGCCGGTCGATTGGCTAGGTATTTTCCATCGTGTCCAATAGCTGGCGCGCTTCGACCGAGTCCGGGAACTCGCTCAGCAGCCGATCCGCGTAGCGCTGAGCACTGGACTTGTCGCCCAAGGAGCGCTCGATGCGCACGCCCAGCCAGAGCGCTTGGGCGTTCAAGCTATTGACCTCGGCGTAGCGCTGGAAGAAGGCGCGCGCCTGCAGGGAACGACCGCGCTGATCGCTAAGGCGCGCCATCTGCCACAAGGCGTCGCCGTAGCGCCCATTGGCGTCGAGGGCACGACGAAAGTAGGACTCGGCGCGCTCGAGCAGCCCAGCTCCCGCCAAGCACACGCCAGCGTTGGTGTAGGGCACCTCAGGCGTTCGATACAAGGGATCCCGCGTGGCGGCCAGGAAGTAGCGCTCCGCCTGTTCGGCCATGGTCTGGCGGCACAGGTAGGCGCCGAACAAGTTGAGGGTCACCGAATCGTCCGGCTGGAGCTTCAACGACGTTCGATAGTGCCCCTCTGCACGCTCGGCTTCCCCGAGTCGATCGAAGAGCAAGCCCGCGTAGGTGTGCGCCAGAGGCAGCTCCGGGTCCTGCTCGAGGGCCTTCTCGATCTTCTCCTTGGCCAGCTCGAGGTTGCCTTGGCGCAGGTAGTTGGCGCCGAGCTGGACGTTGAAGGAAGCGGCCTCCGACGGCGACTCCTCTACCGGCGAGGGGTTGTCCGTGGTCGTGATGCATCCGGTGAGGGCGAACAGCGCGCTCGCCAATAGCAGCACACAGCATGGCGCAGGCGAGCGAATCATTGGCGATGCTCCACGCTAACGGGAATGCGCTTGGCGCCGAGGCGTGCCGTGATTCGGTCCTGCACCTCACCGGCGAGCTGGCCGCAGGCCGCATCGATATCATCGCCGCGCGTACGGCGAATGGTCGCGGTGACCGACGCGTTGAG
This genomic window from Pseudomonadota bacterium contains:
- the der gene encoding ribosome biogenesis GTPase Der gives rise to the protein MLPVIALVGRPNVGKSTLFNALTRTRDALVADYPGLTRDRQYGYGRIGPRPYIVIDTGGLSGEQDGLDGLMAEQTLRALDEADAVLFVTDAREGCTAADEQAAALLRRRAQCLWLVVNKAEGLAHEMAAADFQRFGIADAASISAAHHQGLRALMEAVISELPEEGAAPQTGDANSEQGLLSRRDPEAIRIALLGRPNAGKSTLVNRLLGDERVLASDTPGTTRDAVCIPFERHGQRFELVDTAGVRRRSKVNETIEKFSVVKTLQAVENANVVIAMVDARVGVTDLDANLLGLALERGRATIVAINKWDGLSPDKRDDVRRQIDVKLPFLDFAPRHLISALHGTGVGDLLGSVRKAFSAAVRELGTAEVTRALEDALQAHPPPTVRGRRPRLRYAHQGGRNPPIIVIHGTQADRLPRNYQRYLVNFFRDRFQLQGTPVRVELRTTDNPFAGRRNKLTPRQEAKRKRLMKHVKQKKK
- a CDS encoding RodZ domain-containing protein, producing MAESETPQDAAVPADKEDASGKEGPGHTLRAAREARGQSAADVARNLCLELRLVQAIEDDRYEEFGAAVFARGHVRRYAQSLDMDADAILRSWDERNSSAPPPTVPDPKVAPVAERSSGMPVLLIAVVVAALAGGAGFVWWWLHPPPSGNEPVAAAPSTSLPEAAPPRSFPASAAPATTRNQSLDKALESAATAIETTVENLDSPTEQAAQDELAALTERAPATLPALPAEAAPAGASAVVSETQPAADSGGVDVAQAIAAAGPSPVGAGEEVALRFIFDESCWVSVRDATGRTLMLGLREPGTVNDRTGVPPINVTLGRYPGVRIEVDAQPFEVPPSGIDGAIARFEIPAP
- the hisS gene encoding histidine--tRNA ligase, giving the protein MKSIQSVRGFRDLLPPNTATWRWLEQVVTDTLITYGYQEIRLPLLERTELFARSVGEHTDIVEKEMYTFPDRDGDQLSLRPEGTAGCVRAGIQNGLLHNQRQRLWYHGPMFRHERPQRGRYRQFHQIGAETFGFPGPDIDAELLILTQRIWQRLGLKGLRLEINSLGTVASRAAYRDVLVEYFSAHRERLDEDSQRRLGTNPLRILDSKNPQMAEVVAAAPQLTEHLDSESVDHFDELKALLERVGIEYAVNPRLVRGLDYYTRTAFEWLTDQLGAQAAVCAGGRYDGLVEVIGGRATPAVGWAMGLERVAELIELGAHEAPALAPQVYAVAVGEGTAQPMLRLAETLRDQLPELRLVQHCGGGGFKAQLKAADRSGAAYALIMGEQELERDEVALKPLREGGGEQRSVATAALVDALRETIE
- the bamB gene encoding outer membrane protein assembly factor BamB; the protein is MRSPEFATRWLAIAASALVLAMGLAGCGGNKINEDLLPTALVDLKDPLRVKRLWSAKVGGSGESLNLQLRPVSDGTLVYAAGHNGEVHAFDARNGERRWSSQTKLPLAAGPGYGDERLAVGSNDGDLAVLNATDGTVLWQRNIGAEVLATPLIVGGLVVVRTVDGRLLALDVEDSIERWVVKREVPALSLRGNAAPAASGTRVVAGFDDGSVLATELRTGEIIWDVSFLPEGGRTVIDRLADIDADIRVVGDDAYVLGYQSQLALLSVPTGQIAWTLEISGHQRPGLDWSRIYITDDEGNVRSVDRSNGANRWVNQDLRRRKTTGPVTSGRYVVVGDFEGYLHWIDYETGLIVARERLGDTPISASPTVLDELVFVQTDSGSLHALALRDES
- a CDS encoding tetratricopeptide repeat protein codes for the protein MVDEMMTDEERAEALKRWFQENGAVLVMGVVVGLGGLFGFQWYKDSRESNLEAASIVYQDVLDALEREDLDQVQSLAAQLGEQFASSPYETQALFAAARLQVDAGDLAGAAGTLERAIAEESDGSIVEVGRSRLVRVLLSDERAREALALLDANAPSETFKPRHLELRGDALSQLGRTEAARTAYTDALAVLASSGASSSGALELKLAALGPAPEVDTDVTESAADDAES
- the pilW gene encoding type IV pilus biogenesis/stability protein PilW codes for the protein MIRSPAPCCVLLLASALFALTGCITTTDNPSPVEESPSEAASFNVQLGANYLRQGNLELAKEKIEKALEQDPELPLAHTYAGLLFDRLGEAERAEGHYRTSLKLQPDDSVTLNLFGAYLCRQTMAEQAERYFLAATRDPLYRTPEVPYTNAGVCLAGAGLLERAESYFRRALDANGRYGDALWQMARLSDQRGRSLQARAFFQRYAEVNSLNAQALWLGVRIERSLGDKSSAQRYADRLLSEFPDSVEARQLLDTMENT